A single genomic interval of Leptospira sp. WS60.C2 harbors:
- a CDS encoding TIGR04452 family lipoprotein, whose amino-acid sequence MKQNRKSIILGTILLGMTFVTNCNQPTLARLSDDNILGSDAKAALLDASKKVDTVKFAPLGVNSSGAQASSALLNDVLIPIVAEINPDKYYKRSSVDSCVKNIYILGLALPNYASVELSCKIEEVTTFDFLK is encoded by the coding sequence ATGAAGCAAAATAGAAAATCAATTATTTTAGGGACCATTCTTTTGGGAATGACTTTTGTTACAAATTGTAACCAACCAACGCTTGCTAGGTTAAGCGATGATAATATTTTGGGTTCAGATGCCAAAGCAGCATTACTTGATGCATCGAAAAAGGTGGACACTGTGAAATTTGCACCTCTGGGGGTCAATTCCTCTGGGGCACAAGCTTCTTCTGCACTTCTCAATGATGTATTGATTCCAATTGTTGCAGAAATTAATCCAGACAAGTATTATAAACGCAGTTCCGTGGATTCGTGCGTGAAAAATATTTATATCCTAGGTTTAGCCCTGCCGAACTATGCCTCCGTAGAACTATCCTGTAAAATTGAAGAAGTCACTACCTTTGATTTTTTGAAATAA
- a CDS encoding FecR domain-containing protein — translation MSELEDQKHIEALEALLRKPSKPAETMEFPTWQEMANRTIRHEFVPEVDKTTNLVSFFRKPKGLVVVSGVTFALAASLLFVFFLNPNTSQTEEVVTSLSKEGKQTLLSPLSVSVSQVKGKVFVVPSGSQNPVPLVEKYQLASGDLITTETGSQVDLHFETGSWLRITAQSEVVVDQLEKSNEGYHSEKFSVKKGKLFASVSKLSKDSEFLVQSGEHLTQVRGTIFSVSFDGKLGTVAVREGSVALGELILNSKQQAVVRIGESVPSTASPVSPKEDKELKAFYTQSMLAKEAMLYKEHARLELVRLEDGTEYRGVILGQSETHLQFEGIDGKIEIPIQNILETEKIR, via the coding sequence ATGAGCGAATTAGAAGATCAAAAACACATAGAAGCGTTGGAAGCCCTTTTGCGAAAACCATCGAAGCCCGCAGAAACGATGGAATTCCCGACTTGGCAAGAAATGGCCAATCGGACCATTCGCCATGAGTTTGTGCCAGAAGTAGATAAAACAACGAACCTAGTATCTTTTTTTCGAAAGCCGAAAGGACTTGTCGTGGTGAGTGGTGTAACTTTCGCACTTGCTGCAAGTCTTCTCTTTGTTTTTTTCCTAAACCCAAATACTTCCCAAACGGAAGAAGTAGTGACGTCTCTTAGTAAAGAAGGGAAACAAACTCTTTTGAGTCCTTTATCGGTTTCTGTGTCGCAAGTCAAAGGGAAGGTGTTTGTTGTTCCCTCTGGAAGCCAAAATCCAGTTCCTCTTGTGGAAAAATACCAACTGGCATCTGGAGATTTGATCACAACAGAAACGGGATCTCAAGTTGATCTTCATTTCGAAACTGGTTCCTGGCTTCGCATCACTGCACAATCGGAAGTGGTTGTGGACCAGTTGGAAAAATCAAATGAAGGTTATCATTCAGAAAAATTCTCGGTGAAAAAAGGGAAACTCTTCGCATCAGTTTCCAAACTCTCTAAGGACAGCGAATTTCTGGTACAATCCGGGGAGCACCTTACACAGGTTCGGGGAACGATTTTCAGCGTTTCCTTCGACGGAAAATTGGGAACCGTTGCGGTCAGGGAAGGTAGTGTTGCACTTGGTGAACTCATACTAAATTCCAAGCAACAAGCAGTTGTTAGGATCGGAGAATCAGTCCCTTCCACAGCATCTCCTGTCAGTCCAAAAGAAGACAAAGAACTCAAAGCCTTTTACACCCAATCCATGCTTGCGAAAGAAGCAATGTTGTACAAAGAACATGCTCGTTTAGAGCTTGTGAGGCTGGAAGATGGGACAGAATACCGTGGTGTGATTTTAGGACAATCGGAAACCCATTTGCAATTTGAAGGGATCGATGGAAAGATCGAGATTCCCATACAAAACATTCTCGAGACAGAAAAAATCCGATAA
- a CDS encoding RNA polymerase sigma factor: MSQIYERSHKRIFDFLYKYTQNADTAMDLMQDSFLSFHKHYGNAGLSEEKSIMVLYTIARNLSINYAKKFSTSREIASDEIEFHSHNPKLETRAEYQDLEDRLYSFLGELSEDERSALLLKNVEGFQLVQIAEILGVSVSTASRLVIKATEKVLAIAKRENLVPDSYK; encoded by the coding sequence ATGAGTCAAATCTACGAAAGAAGTCATAAGAGAATCTTTGACTTTCTTTATAAGTACACTCAAAATGCGGACACAGCGATGGATTTGATGCAAGACAGCTTTTTAAGTTTCCATAAACATTATGGCAATGCTGGTCTCTCGGAAGAGAAGTCCATCATGGTTTTGTACACCATCGCTCGTAACTTATCCATTAATTATGCAAAAAAGTTTTCCACTTCCAGGGAAATTGCTTCTGACGAAATCGAATTTCACAGTCATAACCCAAAATTGGAAACTAGAGCTGAATACCAAGATTTAGAAGACAGGTTGTACTCTTTTTTGGGCGAACTGTCTGAAGACGAAAGATCTGCTCTATTACTCAAAAACGTGGAAGGATTTCAACTCGTTCAAATTGCAGAGATTTTAGGAGTCTCTGTTTCCACAGCCTCTAGGCTTGTCATCAAAGCCACTGAGAAAGTTTTGGCCATAGCAAAAAGGGAAAATCTGGTTCCAGATTCATACAAATGA
- the sthA gene encoding Si-specific NAD(P)(+) transhydrogenase, whose translation MSINRFDLIAIGGGPAAQKAAIQASKLGKKAAIIEKDPYLGGGCVHWGTIPSKSLQETSRFYRNLKLSNLHGLQSPQTTTLTLQELMFRAGTVIEKEEDVTREQMIQNRVTTLTGWGKIIDPNRVEVTDSSGRKKVYETENILIATGSSPRRPTNENIPFEDGLIYDSDGLFAMKQLPRTLAVVGAGIIGSEYATIFSHIGVKVHLLDSQSRILGFLDEDISNEMTKIMQNAGIQIHVDSSITNYQKISDEEGFELTTNKGEVIRVNQVLISRGRFGNVDGLGLETVGIIPNERKQIQVNENYQTNVPNIYACGDVIGFPSLASVSMYQGAYVAKHMFGHPSVPVDAEEFPIGIYTLPEIATIGPTEEALKKRGVSYGVGLAKFDTITRAQISGDQVGLLKILYDKSSRRVLGVHIISDKATELIALGQCVVNLKAPIEYFTEHIFNYPTMIGAYKNASNDALLREK comes from the coding sequence ATGTCTATCAATCGATTTGATTTAATTGCTATCGGGGGCGGTCCTGCCGCTCAAAAAGCTGCTATCCAAGCAAGTAAACTCGGCAAAAAAGCTGCTATCATTGAAAAAGATCCCTATTTAGGGGGAGGCTGTGTCCATTGGGGCACCATCCCATCCAAGTCCCTGCAAGAAACGAGTCGGTTTTACAGAAATCTGAAACTTTCTAATTTGCATGGCCTACAATCTCCACAAACCACAACCTTGACATTACAAGAGTTGATGTTTCGTGCGGGGACTGTGATTGAAAAAGAAGAAGATGTCACCCGGGAACAAATGATCCAAAACCGAGTGACGACTCTGACTGGTTGGGGAAAAATCATCGACCCGAATCGTGTAGAAGTCACCGATTCCAGTGGTCGAAAAAAAGTATATGAGACTGAGAATATACTCATTGCTACGGGTAGTAGCCCTAGAAGACCAACAAATGAAAATATCCCATTCGAAGATGGATTGATTTACGACAGTGACGGGCTTTTTGCAATGAAACAATTACCCAGGACTCTTGCGGTTGTGGGAGCTGGCATTATCGGTTCAGAGTATGCGACAATCTTTTCTCACATTGGAGTGAAAGTACATCTTTTGGATTCACAAAGTCGTATCCTTGGATTTTTGGATGAAGACATCTCAAATGAAATGACAAAGATCATGCAAAACGCTGGGATTCAAATCCATGTAGACTCTTCAATTACAAACTATCAAAAAATCTCAGACGAAGAAGGTTTTGAACTCACAACTAACAAAGGAGAGGTGATTCGTGTCAACCAAGTCCTGATTTCAAGAGGTCGGTTTGGAAACGTTGATGGGTTGGGACTCGAAACCGTTGGAATCATTCCCAATGAAAGAAAACAAATCCAAGTAAATGAAAATTATCAAACCAATGTTCCAAACATTTATGCATGTGGAGATGTGATTGGCTTTCCAAGCCTTGCTTCGGTCTCTATGTATCAGGGAGCTTATGTCGCAAAACATATGTTTGGCCATCCATCGGTTCCAGTGGATGCAGAAGAATTCCCAATCGGAATTTATACCTTGCCTGAAATAGCAACGATTGGTCCAACTGAGGAAGCTTTAAAAAAGAGAGGAGTTTCTTATGGAGTGGGTCTTGCCAAATTTGATACAATCACCCGTGCCCAGATCAGTGGAGACCAAGTAGGATTATTGAAGATTCTTTATGATAAATCCAGCCGCCGAGTTTTGGGCGTTCACATCATTTCCGACAAAGCAACGGAGCTCATTGCTCTTGGTCAATGCGTTGTCAATCTCAAAGCACCCATTGAGTACTTCACCGAACACATTTTTAATTACCCAACGATGATCGGTGCCTATAAAAATGCGTCAAATGATGCTCTTTTACGCGAAAAATAA
- a CDS encoding adenylate/guanylate cyclase domain-containing protein — translation MIQTGLLALWKILSEGIRAKLAWFTGTLIALTILLLSIITVRQQTAILSESYEKQAAVSKNFIAGLVMEIESISQNLIRIEEFKSRIEKQQEELKKYQTAKLVTKKKTVSVFGFKTNLFGSLGTSKVLKKVDTFFSVYLTKDDVAILEREIRQQLREASNRNISEREWNTLTNLASAYVKNEEKYLEIIKQPTPEESEAKAKWDLDVKNIKKEIRNHKSKLDLFIAKFYADSKKRKLEELGLDTKLFRIQTFPLSAMIQGETSLASFDTQIIDNTSPLAKIDQFDQMESSLVDSFQKLSDDITAVEDSDKQYVYEWQEREIQALHSPLFRHQNSTKRAFNLIGIKSKLGDYREVIKEDYRITNELTQLIPKLRERIQFLKNAKPPIPPAKDKLFTSYYKSYNELIADREKIYDEVSLRYPIPKGLEEKIESLRSLRDVTLEDWILLKFKTDPQEYEKYYQDPEAREEQRNRWKAIRKWISSAEKETPTNELKKLFPDGSFGHSRSESEEIMWKLDGTHLLESENVPFMVLRDNFSGLIRTLVDRTDGIRAIKDNRNQIVFTAITICIVAIVFAIFISGVVVQKIRKIIRSAEDVGQGNLNVHFADGGNDEFGNLTIALNQMVSGLKEREKMRGVLGSMVDPVVVGEALKDLEKLKQGSEKVITAFFSDIAGFSTISEKLNSKELADLLNEYLSAMTLILKQHDGVLDKYIGDAIVGIFNAPLDVENHCLKAVTASVEMRDRLEVLKQEWIQKNAYIPEAHNMKFRIGLNLGYAKVGFMGTDALASYTMMGDTVNLAARLEAAGKDYGVCILVSEFVHDEIKDHFFTRKLDTVRVKGKSKPVTLYEVICKKGEETEENKKFVNAYETALFSYFNRKFSDAKTQFESLYLKTNDEASKLLLDRCQYYLESPPELDWDGSFTRTKK, via the coding sequence ATGATTCAGACTGGCTTGTTGGCCCTTTGGAAAATCCTCTCAGAAGGGATTCGTGCAAAATTAGCTTGGTTCACTGGCACCTTGATTGCCCTTACCATTCTATTATTGTCCATCATCACAGTCAGACAACAAACCGCCATTCTCTCAGAAAGTTATGAGAAACAAGCGGCTGTATCTAAAAATTTCATTGCTGGTCTCGTGATGGAGATCGAATCCATCTCTCAAAACTTAATCCGCATTGAAGAATTCAAATCTCGCATTGAAAAACAACAAGAAGAGTTAAAAAAATACCAAACAGCAAAACTTGTCACGAAGAAAAAAACAGTATCGGTCTTTGGATTCAAAACCAATTTGTTTGGCTCACTCGGAACTTCCAAAGTACTCAAAAAAGTGGATACCTTTTTCTCTGTTTATCTAACAAAAGATGATGTTGCCATTTTAGAAAGAGAAATTCGCCAACAACTTCGGGAAGCATCTAATCGTAACATCAGCGAAAGAGAATGGAATACACTTACCAATCTCGCTTCCGCTTATGTAAAAAATGAAGAAAAATATTTAGAAATCATCAAACAACCAACACCCGAAGAATCCGAAGCAAAAGCAAAATGGGATTTAGATGTTAAAAATATTAAAAAAGAAATTCGGAATCATAAATCCAAACTTGATTTGTTCATCGCAAAGTTTTATGCGGATTCCAAAAAAAGAAAATTGGAAGAACTTGGACTCGATACAAAATTATTTCGCATCCAAACCTTTCCACTCTCTGCCATGATCCAAGGAGAAACATCGCTTGCTTCTTTTGATACGCAGATCATAGACAATACATCTCCTCTTGCAAAAATCGATCAATTTGATCAAATGGAAAGTAGCCTTGTTGATTCCTTCCAAAAATTGTCTGATGACATCACTGCTGTTGAAGACAGCGACAAACAATATGTTTACGAATGGCAGGAAAGGGAAATCCAAGCCCTCCACTCCCCTCTTTTCCGACACCAAAATTCGACAAAACGTGCCTTCAATTTAATTGGAATTAAATCAAAATTAGGTGACTATAGGGAAGTAATCAAGGAAGATTATCGCATAACAAATGAATTAACGCAGCTGATCCCGAAACTTCGAGAACGAATCCAATTTTTAAAAAATGCAAAACCCCCTATCCCCCCAGCAAAGGACAAACTATTTACTAGTTATTATAAATCCTACAATGAACTTATTGCAGATAGGGAAAAAATTTACGACGAAGTTTCCTTACGATACCCAATCCCAAAAGGGTTGGAGGAAAAAATCGAAAGTTTACGTAGTTTAAGAGATGTTACTTTAGAGGACTGGATTCTTTTAAAATTCAAAACTGATCCACAAGAATACGAAAAGTATTACCAAGATCCTGAAGCCAGAGAAGAACAAAGGAACAGGTGGAAGGCGATTCGCAAATGGATTAGTTCTGCAGAAAAAGAAACACCGACAAATGAATTAAAAAAGTTATTCCCTGATGGAAGTTTTGGCCATTCGCGTAGTGAATCGGAAGAGATTATGTGGAAGTTAGATGGCACTCACCTTCTCGAGTCAGAAAACGTTCCATTCATGGTGTTGCGTGATAATTTCTCTGGACTCATTCGAACACTTGTCGATCGAACTGACGGTATTCGAGCCATCAAAGACAACAGAAACCAAATTGTGTTTACAGCCATCACCATCTGCATCGTGGCAATCGTCTTTGCGATTTTTATTTCTGGGGTTGTGGTTCAAAAAATACGCAAGATCATACGTAGTGCAGAAGATGTAGGCCAAGGAAATCTAAACGTACATTTTGCTGATGGTGGAAATGATGAATTTGGAAATCTAACAATTGCACTCAACCAAATGGTGTCCGGTCTCAAAGAACGAGAAAAGATGCGTGGGGTTCTCGGAAGTATGGTGGATCCTGTTGTGGTCGGAGAAGCACTCAAAGATTTGGAAAAATTAAAACAAGGGAGCGAAAAAGTCATCACTGCCTTCTTCTCCGACATCGCAGGGTTTAGTACAATATCCGAAAAACTAAATTCAAAAGAACTCGCCGACTTACTCAATGAATACCTTTCTGCTATGACACTCATTCTAAAACAACATGACGGTGTTTTGGATAAATACATTGGAGATGCCATTGTTGGAATTTTTAATGCTCCTCTCGATGTTGAAAACCATTGTTTGAAAGCTGTCACAGCGAGTGTTGAAATGAGGGACAGGTTAGAAGTCTTAAAACAAGAATGGATCCAAAAAAATGCCTATATCCCTGAAGCACACAATATGAAGTTTCGAATCGGGCTCAATTTGGGTTATGCAAAAGTTGGGTTTATGGGAACCGATGCCCTCGCCTCTTACACGATGATGGGGGACACTGTGAACCTTGCGGCAAGGCTTGAAGCAGCGGGAAAAGATTATGGAGTTTGCATTTTAGTCTCTGAATTTGTTCATGATGAAATCAAAGACCATTTTTTCACAAGGAAACTCGATACAGTGCGAGTGAAAGGAAAATCCAAACCAGTGACCTTATACGAAGTGATTTGCAAAAAAGGGGAAGAAACTGAGGAAAACAAAAAGTTTGTGAACGCATACGAAACGGCACTCTTCTCTTACTTCAATCGTAAGTTCTCCGATGCAAAAACACAGTTTGAAAGTTTGTATCTAAAAACAAACGATGAAGCAAGCAAACTCTTACTCGACAGGTGCCAATACTACTTGGAATCACCACCCGAGTTGGATTGGGATGGATCCTTCACGAGGACGAAGAAGTAA
- a CDS encoding peroxiredoxin — translation MALRLGDEAPNFQAETSEGKIDFHEYLGQSWGILFSHPKDYTPVCTTELGYVSKIKPEFEKRNVKVIALSVDPVDSHKGWISDINETQSTTVNYPIIADADKKVSNLYDMIHPNASETTTVRSVFVIGPDKKVKLTLTYPASTGRNFDELLRVIDSLQLTSQFSVATPANWKHGEDTIIVPSVSDEDAKKKFPKGFRTIKPYLRYTPQPNL, via the coding sequence ATGGCATTACGACTTGGCGATGAAGCACCCAATTTCCAGGCAGAAACTTCGGAAGGAAAAATCGACTTCCATGAATATTTAGGACAAAGCTGGGGAATTTTATTTTCTCACCCGAAAGACTATACCCCTGTATGCACAACCGAATTAGGGTATGTATCAAAAATCAAACCTGAGTTTGAAAAACGTAATGTAAAAGTCATTGCCCTTTCGGTTGATCCCGTTGACAGCCATAAAGGTTGGATTTCGGATATCAATGAAACACAGAGCACCACTGTGAATTATCCCATCATTGCGGATGCAGATAAAAAAGTTTCCAATTTATATGACATGATCCACCCAAATGCAAGTGAAACCACAACGGTTCGTTCTGTCTTTGTGATTGGTCCTGACAAAAAAGTGAAACTGACCCTTACGTATCCTGCTTCCACAGGAAGGAATTTTGATGAACTACTTCGGGTGATTGATTCCTTGCAATTGACCTCTCAATTCAGTGTGGCAACACCTGCGAATTGGAAACATGGAGAAGATACGATCATCGTACCTTCCGTGTCTGATGAAGATGCAAAGAAAAAGTTTCCAAAAGGGTTCCGCACCATCAAACCTTATTTACGATACACACCACAACCAAATCTATAG
- a CDS encoding OsmC family protein: MHIHLKRIESPFVLEATNEVGNSIQIDASPEIGGKNAGPRPMELLIMGLAGCSSIDVLMILNKHRIEVKDYSVAVDADREKVGEASLFKNIHMKFRIQGEFQEAQVKRAIDLSLEKYCSVAKTLEKTANITYEFELVP; the protein is encoded by the coding sequence ATGCACATTCACTTAAAACGTATCGAGTCACCATTTGTTTTAGAAGCTACAAATGAGGTCGGAAATTCCATCCAGATAGACGCATCCCCCGAGATTGGCGGAAAAAATGCAGGCCCAAGACCCATGGAACTATTGATTATGGGACTTGCTGGTTGCAGTAGCATTGACGTTTTGATGATCTTAAACAAACATCGCATTGAAGTAAAAGACTACTCAGTGGCTGTTGACGCAGATCGAGAAAAAGTTGGTGAAGCCAGTCTTTTTAAAAATATCCATATGAAGTTTCGCATCCAAGGTGAATTCCAAGAAGCACAGGTAAAACGTGCAATTGACTTGAGTTTGGAAAAGTATTGTTCTGTGGCTAAAACCTTAGAAAAAACAGCGAACATCACTTACGAATTCGAGTTAGTTCCATAA
- a CDS encoding DUF547 domain-containing protein, translating into MKQLFTLLLFLGMSQNVFSQAFDHKHSVWDLLLKKHVKNGLVSYKGFVSDVSILNGYLDSLTKVTDVQYQSFSEKEKISFLINAYNAFTIKLIVDHYPVDSITDIGSPISKINLARGIPWKKEFFQLLGKSRHLDWIEHEKLRKDFAEPRIHFAIVCASIGCPILQSEAYIPNNLEKQLQTAKISFLKSPKKNSYDKSTNTLYLSKIFNWFQPDFTKKSTLIQYVQDGFDETIKPDAKIVYTEYNWDLNEFK; encoded by the coding sequence ATGAAACAGTTATTCACTCTTTTGTTGTTTTTGGGGATGTCCCAAAATGTATTTTCTCAAGCCTTTGATCACAAACATAGCGTTTGGGACTTGTTACTCAAAAAACATGTAAAGAATGGTCTTGTCTCCTATAAAGGTTTTGTTTCCGATGTGTCCATCTTGAATGGCTATCTTGACAGTTTAACAAAAGTGACTGATGTCCAATACCAATCCTTTTCTGAGAAAGAAAAAATTAGTTTTTTAATCAATGCCTACAATGCCTTCACGATCAAACTCATTGTGGATCATTACCCTGTCGATAGCATCACGGACATTGGTTCGCCTATCTCCAAGATCAATTTGGCTCGTGGTATCCCTTGGAAAAAGGAATTCTTTCAATTACTTGGAAAGTCAAGACATCTGGATTGGATTGAACATGAGAAGTTGCGAAAAGATTTTGCTGAGCCAAGAATTCATTTTGCCATCGTATGCGCATCCATTGGATGTCCCATCCTTCAATCAGAGGCTTATATCCCAAACAATTTAGAGAAACAATTACAAACAGCGAAAATTAGTTTCTTAAAGAGTCCAAAGAAAAATTCTTATGATAAAAGTACGAACACATTGTACTTAAGTAAGATCTTCAATTGGTTCCAGCCTGATTTTACGAAAAAATCAACTCTCATTCAATACGTACAAGATGGATTCGATGAAACAATCAAACCCGATGCTAAAATTGTTTACACTGAATACAACTGGGACCTAAACGAATTCAAATAG
- a CDS encoding alpha/beta hydrolase: MLDDENDLESLGPLKVLRVKGDPDAPTVVLFHGYGASAFDLYPIHEVLVTDQKFNWVFPHGHLSIPLMPGYTGRAWFPIDMAALEEAMRKNDFRNFADKDPEGMDIARASTYLMLEALGVPWNQLILGGFSQGAMLATDITLRNEQSSKGLMILSGALVNESLWKDLAPKKSNLRFFQSHGEYDPILGYANAKKLEKLLRSSGLLGEFVGFPGGHEIPAPVVQGISRYLNSLS, translated from the coding sequence ATGTTAGATGATGAAAATGATTTAGAATCCCTTGGGCCTTTAAAAGTATTACGTGTGAAAGGAGATCCTGACGCACCAACTGTAGTTTTATTTCATGGTTACGGTGCCAGTGCCTTTGATTTATATCCGATTCACGAAGTATTGGTAACAGATCAAAAATTCAATTGGGTTTTCCCGCATGGCCATTTGAGTATACCTCTCATGCCAGGTTATACTGGTAGAGCCTGGTTCCCAATTGATATGGCTGCATTAGAAGAAGCTATGCGAAAAAATGATTTTCGAAATTTTGCCGATAAAGATCCAGAAGGTATGGACATTGCAAGAGCTTCCACTTATTTAATGTTAGAAGCACTTGGAGTCCCATGGAACCAATTGATATTGGGTGGATTTTCGCAAGGTGCCATGCTTGCCACTGACATCACATTGCGGAATGAACAATCCTCGAAGGGTCTTATGATTTTATCTGGGGCACTCGTCAATGAATCCTTATGGAAAGATCTTGCCCCAAAAAAATCCAACCTTCGATTTTTCCAATCCCATGGAGAATATGATCCTATTTTAGGATATGCGAATGCGAAAAAACTGGAGAAATTACTGCGAAGTTCTGGACTTTTGGGAGAATTTGTCGGTTTTCCGGGTGGGCATGAAATTCCCGCTCCCGTTGTACAAGGGATCAGTCGTTATTTGAACAGTTTATCCTAG
- the dinB gene encoding DNA polymerase IV, producing the protein MRKIIHIDMDAFYASVEQRDFPEMRGKPVVVGGSPHSRGVVCAASYEARRFGIRSAISCYQAYKLCPDAIFTPPRFEVYKTVSKEIRRIFLEYTDLVEPLSLDEAYLDVTTNKGNIPLASSIAKEIRKKIWENTGLTCSAGVATNKFLAKMASEKNKPNGLYVVLPGDEISFLDELPLYQFFGIGKKTYEKFQHLGFSKGKDLRMAEESFLVKEFGKMGAVFYRMARGIDDREVVPYRDPKSIGVETTFTHDSEDFSYFLLTLESLAKELEARMSKKNKKGKTLTLKVKFEDFTVKQKSITSDSVFFLADNLFQQSSNLLANVWKDHLDPPKKIRLLGLSVTNFYEKEIEGDQPSLFG; encoded by the coding sequence ATGCGAAAGATTATTCACATCGATATGGATGCATTTTATGCATCGGTTGAACAACGTGATTTTCCTGAAATGAGAGGGAAACCTGTCGTTGTAGGTGGATCTCCGCATTCGAGAGGAGTAGTGTGTGCAGCAAGTTATGAAGCAAGAAGATTTGGGATTCGCTCCGCCATTTCCTGTTACCAAGCATATAAACTTTGTCCAGATGCCATCTTTACACCTCCAAGATTTGAAGTATACAAAACAGTCTCAAAAGAAATTCGAAGGATCTTTTTGGAATACACAGATTTAGTGGAACCCCTTTCTTTAGATGAAGCTTACTTAGATGTCACCACAAATAAAGGGAACATCCCTCTTGCGAGTTCCATCGCTAAAGAGATACGGAAAAAAATTTGGGAGAATACAGGCCTTACTTGTTCAGCTGGTGTGGCAACAAACAAGTTTTTGGCGAAGATGGCATCGGAGAAGAATAAACCAAACGGGCTTTATGTGGTTTTGCCAGGGGATGAAATTTCTTTTTTGGATGAACTTCCGCTCTATCAATTCTTTGGAATTGGGAAAAAAACATACGAAAAATTCCAACATTTGGGTTTTTCCAAAGGAAAGGATTTACGGATGGCGGAGGAATCCTTTCTCGTCAAAGAATTTGGAAAGATGGGTGCTGTTTTTTATAGAATGGCGAGGGGCATTGATGATCGGGAAGTGGTTCCGTATCGGGATCCAAAATCGATAGGTGTTGAGACAACATTTACCCACGATTCAGAGGATTTTTCTTACTTTTTGCTCACTCTCGAGTCACTTGCAAAAGAACTAGAGGCAAGAATGAGCAAAAAAAACAAAAAGGGAAAAACACTTACATTAAAAGTAAAATTTGAAGATTTTACTGTGAAACAAAAATCAATTACATCTGATTCCGTTTTCTTCTTGGCAGACAACCTTTTCCAACAATCCTCGAACTTGTTGGCAAATGTTTGGAAGGATCACTTGGATCCTCCTAAAAAAATTCGACTTTTAGGGTTGTCTGTGACCAACTTTTATGAAAAAGAAATCGAAGGAGATCAACCCTCCTTATTCGGATAA